A single region of the Malaclemys terrapin pileata isolate rMalTer1 chromosome 4, rMalTer1.hap1, whole genome shotgun sequence genome encodes:
- the FGF19 gene encoding fibroblast growth factor 19: protein MWRSLCKPCTSLALLGLCFAMVVRSLPFSDAGPHVNYGWGEPIRLRHLYTASKHGLFSYFLRINSDGKVDGTSIQSPHSLLEIRAVAVRTVAIKGVHSSRYLCMEEDGKLHGLLRYSTEDCSFEEEIRPDGYNVYKSKKYGVSVSLSSAKQRQQFKGKDFLPLSHFLPMINTVPVESMDFVEYGDYSHTFESDLFSSPLETDSMDPFGITSKISPVKSPSFQK from the exons ATGTGGAGGAGCCTGTGCAAACCTTGCACGTCCCTGGCTCTGCTTGGACTCTGTTTTGCAATGGTCGTCAGATCTCTGCCTTTCTCTGATGCAGGGCCACATGTGAACTATGGCTGGGGGGAACCTATTAGATTAAGGCACCTATACACAGCCAGCAAACATGGTCTGTTCAGTTACTTTCTGAGGATCAACAGTGATGGCAAAGTGGATGGCACCAGCATTCAGAGTCCCCACA GTCTGCTGGAAATCAGGGCGGTGGCAGTTCGCACGGTGGCGATCAAGGGCGTCCACAGTTCCCGGTACCTCTGCATGGAAGAAGACGGGAAGCTGCATGGACTC CTCAGGTATTCTACAGAAGATTGCTCCTTTGAAGAGGAGATACGCCCAGACGGCTACAATGTATATAAATCAAAGAAATATGGAGTCTCTGTGTCTTTAAGTAGTGCCAAACAAAGACAACAATTCAAAGGGAAAGACTTTCTTCCATTGTCTCACTTCTTACCTATGATCAACACCGTGCCTGTAGAGTCAATGGATTTTGTGGAATATGGTGATTATAGTCATACTTTTGAATCAGATCTATTCTCTTCACCTCTTGAAACTGACAGCATGGACCCCTTTGGAATCACCTCTAAAATATCTCCAGTGAAGAGCCCCAGCTTTCAGAAATAA